The genome window AATGTATGATACAGGTGGTGATTATATGACTGATGTGATAAAAAGAAATGGTAAAAAAGAACCATTTAGGCCACAAAAACTGAGAAAATCAATTGAAAACGCTGTTACAGATGCGGGTTTTACTTTAACTGATCAGATGGGAACAATTGAACATGCAACACAGGATGCAGAAAATCTTGCAAGAAACAGGAATGAAATAAGTACCAGGGAAATTAGAAATGAAGT of Methanobacterium sp. contains these proteins:
- a CDS encoding ATP cone domain-containing protein, producing MTDVIKRNGKKEPFRPQKLRKSIENAVTDAGFTLTDQMGTIEHATQDAENLARNRNEISTREIRNEVINDLESDAPEVARSWKNYEKTHGIR